Proteins encoded by one window of Dryocola sp. LX212:
- a CDS encoding LamB/YcsF family protein codes for MSITIDLNSDLGESFGQWTMGDDAAILNVVSSANVACGFHAGSPAGLLGTLRAAQAQGVVVGAHVAYPDLVGFGRRSMDIASGELTADVIYQIGALQGLAKAAGTTVRYVKPHGALYNTIAHDERQAAAVIEGILAADSTLPLVGLAGSKILEWAEQKGLRVISEAFADRAYHGDGTLVARREPGSVIHDPQTVAQRMLQLITQGGIISVEGTFTPIQADSLCVHGDTPGAVEMARRVRQLLEEQGIVVRSFIG; via the coding sequence ATGAGCATAACAATCGATTTAAACAGCGATCTGGGTGAGAGCTTCGGGCAGTGGACGATGGGCGATGACGCTGCGATTTTAAACGTAGTCAGCAGCGCGAACGTTGCCTGTGGATTTCATGCGGGTTCGCCTGCTGGTCTTCTCGGTACGCTGCGTGCGGCACAGGCACAAGGCGTGGTCGTTGGTGCTCACGTCGCTTATCCCGACCTCGTTGGTTTTGGCCGCCGCAGTATGGACATCGCCAGCGGCGAGCTGACCGCCGATGTCATCTATCAGATTGGCGCGTTACAGGGGCTGGCGAAAGCCGCGGGAACAACAGTCCGCTACGTCAAACCGCATGGCGCGCTCTATAACACCATCGCTCATGACGAACGCCAGGCAGCGGCGGTGATTGAGGGCATACTTGCGGCCGATTCGACTCTGCCGCTGGTGGGGCTAGCCGGTTCAAAGATTCTGGAGTGGGCCGAGCAAAAAGGGCTGCGGGTAATTTCTGAAGCTTTTGCCGACCGTGCTTATCACGGTGACGGCACTTTAGTTGCCCGCCGTGAACCAGGCTCGGTAATTCACGATCCGCAAACAGTTGCCCAGCGTATGCTCCAGCTCATCACCCAGGGCGGCATCATTTCTGTAGAAGGAACGTTCACCCCGATTCAGGCAGATTCTCTTTGCGTGCATGGCGACACCCCCGGCGCGGTTGAAATGGCCCGTCGGGTGCGTCAGCTGCTGGAAGAGCAGGGGATTGTGGTGCGCAGTTTCATCGGATGA